One region of Mycolicibacterium lutetiense genomic DNA includes:
- the secE gene encoding preprotein translocase subunit SecE — protein MSDEREGAGSADDTGTDAGTDAGAVDTTSGQTAVATGPLRPTGPLRPTGKRTRRVVGEVDSDEADSDASTDDAKADSGKSKKAKAKKAKKTGPSRNPIMFVVNYLQQVVAELRKVIWPNRKQMVSYTTVVLTFLVFMVALISGTDLGLARLVSLVFGT, from the coding sequence GTGAGCGACGAGCGTGAAGGTGCCGGCTCCGCAGACGACACCGGAACCGACGCTGGCACCGACGCCGGGGCAGTGGACACCACCAGCGGTCAGACCGCGGTGGCGACCGGGCCGCTGCGTCCGACCGGGCCGCTGCGTCCGACCGGTAAGCGGACCCGTCGCGTGGTCGGTGAGGTCGACAGCGACGAAGCCGACAGTGACGCGTCGACCGACGATGCCAAGGCCGACTCCGGAAAGTCGAAGAAGGCCAAGGCCAAGAAGGCCAAGAAGACCGGGCCGTCGCGCAACCCGATCATGTTCGTCGTCAATTATCTGCAGCAGGTCGTAGCCGAGCTCCGCAAGGTGATCTGGCCGAACCGTAAGCAGATGGTCAGCTACACCACCGTGGTGCTGACCTTCCTGGTGTTCATGGTCGCGCTGATCTCCGGCACCGACCTCGGACTCGCGCGACTGGTGTCGCTGGTGTTCGGCACCTGA
- the hadC gene encoding (3R)-hydroxyacyl-ACP dehydratase subunit HadC, which translates to MALKADILGIVYEYPEVFEVGREHVRQFARSVKADDPASFDEEAAAALGHDALVAGPTFSSIFALQVQADFFRNVDLGMETMQILQVDQKFVYHRPVKVGDRLHATMVIASVDRRFGADIVVTHNVCTDDNGEVVLDGYTTLMGHEGDNSVQVKWDPESGQVIRKAAGE; encoded by the coding sequence ATGGCACTGAAGGCTGACATCCTGGGCATCGTTTACGAGTACCCCGAGGTTTTCGAAGTCGGTCGTGAACATGTGCGGCAGTTCGCACGGTCGGTCAAGGCCGACGATCCGGCCAGCTTCGACGAGGAAGCCGCAGCCGCCCTCGGCCACGATGCGCTCGTCGCGGGCCCGACCTTCTCCTCCATCTTCGCGCTGCAGGTGCAGGCCGACTTCTTCCGCAATGTCGACCTCGGCATGGAAACCATGCAGATCCTCCAGGTTGACCAGAAGTTCGTCTACCACCGGCCGGTCAAGGTTGGCGACCGGCTGCACGCCACGATGGTGATCGCCTCGGTTGATCGACGCTTCGGCGCTGACATTGTCGTCACCCACAATGTGTGCACCGACGACAACGGTGAGGTGGTGCTGGACGGATACACCACGCTGATGGGTCACGAGGGTGACAACTCCGTCCAGGTGAAGTGGGATCCGGAATCCGGGCAGGTTATTCGCAAGGCTGCCGGGGAGTAG
- the hadB gene encoding (3R)-hydroxyacyl-ACP dehydratase subunit HadB, which produces MALREFSSVNVGDTLPERVIPLTRGDLVNYAGVSGDLNPIHWDDEIAKQVGLDTAIAHGMLTMGLGGGYVTAWVGDPAAVTEYNVRFTAVVPVPNDGVGAEIIFNGRVKSVDAEQKLVTLAISATAGGKKIFGRATATAKLA; this is translated from the coding sequence ATGGCGCTGCGCGAGTTCAGTTCGGTCAACGTCGGTGACACGCTTCCGGAGCGGGTGATCCCGCTGACCCGTGGAGATCTGGTCAACTACGCCGGCGTGTCCGGTGACCTCAACCCGATCCACTGGGACGACGAGATCGCCAAGCAGGTCGGCCTCGACACCGCGATCGCCCACGGCATGCTGACCATGGGCCTCGGTGGCGGCTACGTCACCGCCTGGGTCGGCGACCCGGCCGCAGTCACCGAGTACAACGTCCGTTTCACCGCGGTCGTGCCGGTTCCCAACGACGGCGTCGGCGCCGAGATCATCTTCAACGGACGGGTCAAGTCCGTGGATGCCGAGCAGAAACTTGTCACCCTCGCCATCTCGGCGACCGCAGGTGGAAAGAAGATCTTCGGGCGGGCCACAGCGACCGCGAAACTGGCGTAA